One Drechmeria coniospora strain ARSEF 6962 chromosome 01, whole genome shotgun sequence genomic region harbors:
- a CDS encoding 3,4-dihydroxy-2-butanone 4-phosphate synthase: MTVSKDRKPAGVASIEETIGAFARGEFVIVFDSHGENEGDLMIAAEDMTSGKMAFMVKHTSGFICAPIPQSRADELGLPLMVKENADPNSAAFSVTVDGVHPSISTGISAEDRARTCRLLADPASTPMTFGRPGHILPLRAVDEGIRRRQGHTEAVVELCRLAGKHLAGVLGEMVLDGDADPDGKTEYVGGRMMIRNDCLAFGKRWGIKVCTMEDLVAYVEGEYGQLAAVGSNCPAG, encoded by the exons ATGACCGTCAGCAAAGATAGAAAGCCTGCGGGCGTTGCGTCCATCGAGGAAACGATCGGCGCCTTTG CGAGGGGCGAGTTTGTCATCGTTTTCGACAGCCATGGCGAAAATGAAGGCGACTTGATGATTGCTGCAGAAGACATGACGTCCGGCAAGATGGCCTTTATGGTCAAGCATACGTCCGGTTTCATCTGCGCACCGATTCCGCAATCAAGGGCCGACGAACTCGGCCTGCCTCTCATGGTCAAGGAAAATGCCGACCCCAACAGCGCGGCATTcagcgtcaccgtcgacggcgtccaccCGTCCATCTCCACCGGCATCTCCGCCGAGGACAGGGCACGTACCTGCCGGCTGCTCGCAGACCCTGCCAGCACCCCCATGACCTTTGGCCGTCCCGGGCACATTCTTCCCTTGCGGGCTGTTGACGAGGGAATCCGCCGCAGGCAGGGTCACACCGAGGCTGTCGTGGAGCTGTGTCGCCTGGCTGGGAAGCATCTTGCTGGTGTTCTCGGCGAAATGGTGCTTGATGGAGACGCGGACCCAGACGGCAAGACGGAATACGTCGGAGGCAGGATGATGATTCGAAACGACTGTCTCGCCTTTGGAAAGCGTTGGGGCATCAAGGTTTGCACCATGGAGGATCTGGTAGCATACGTTGAAGGGGAATATGGTCAGCTTGCCGCTGTCGGATCGAACTGTCCTGCCGGTTGA
- a CDS encoding hypothetical protein (related to antibiotic resistance protein), whose translation MSHAEPVLENQPQEEEEKRMAHQKSEDVDVDMPYTLLSKNERRCITALIAFAAWFSTLSSFIFYPAISRIASDLGTTTQLIHITVTAYLLVSGVAPSILGGAADSFGRRPVYLLALTLYVGASIGCTLQNSLPALLVLRVAQAAGISATVSVAYGVVADIAPPSERGAYVGAVSFGITTAPSIGPVIGGALAHGPGWRWIFGFLAIASGVCLAAIMVCLPETNRGLVGNGGSKPPPYCNPLFTAIIRPWKRNHGLEAPLDLSKAGAGNPLKSLAMLGRKDTATNIVAGGILYVVYCCVHTSLSSTFIQVYSFNELQAGLVYLSFGAGAVLSTLVSAKLIDHDYHVTAKTHGLPEKHLNGDELLSFPIEKARMRSVCVPSVSSVAFTVLYGWLADKEVHFAAVLTVLFFMGWSIQTCFNIINTILIDINQDAPATAQAAFNLVRCILAAAFIACLQEMIDGIGLGWTFTILVGRFTALAGTSLATSVLALALTETAGDASTIHPPQMATPFSSATARGFGRFVKRAANPHTKSRTRMNFSFAVLARYYERSVWQLYYRLRRGESSDDLYRHIPGHGFISRLTRATGSIDLLLEHRQYRVGFLNSNVAVENLCFLSTELALADAAYFATHVEHPGLERRNLAAPDTPWIRHGGFYVGGLWAFAGNVYLDVFCGAISSLGVTEVVDEFWQHHAASGFYVTADYASTRQTLTDVVDKTPSSSDSRTPSKINSSLALASSGTMSVPSIRQALSTTFHPGGFLRTADDFDTFCTAIPSGSLFPKIKQLSSQLDRPLGRTRYGEEIRGRDATDTHANCIGYTKNLTAEDMSYSMNLPCRRQITFAYRANGPNHRLRVHSRSPSGARHLLRPHVCGHAAL comes from the exons ATGAGTCACGCAGAACCGGTGCTGGAGAATCAGCCgcaggaagaggaggagaagcgaATGGCCCACCAGAAATCAGAGGATGTCGACGTGGACATGCCATACACCCTTCTCAGCAAAAACGAGAGGCGCTGCATCACGGCGTTGATTGCTTTTGCTGCCTGGTTCTCGACCTTGAGCAGTTTCATCTTCTACCCAGCCATCTCCCGGATTGCAAGCGACCTCGGTACCACGACGCAGCTCATCCACATCACCGTCACTGCCTACCTCCTCGTCTCCGGTGTCGCCCCGTCCATCTTGGGGGGCGCAGCAGATAGTTTTGGGCGACGGCCGGTGTATCTTCTTGCCTTGACGCTGTACGTCGGCGCCAGCATCGGCTGCACACTGCAAAATTCGCTGCCGGCCTTGCTGGTGCTGCGTGTAGCCCAAGCGGCGGGAATATCAG CGACCGTTTCGGTGGCGTACGGTGTCGTCGCGGACATTGCCCCTCCGAGTGAACGTGGAGCGTACGTCGGCGCTGTTTCTTTCGG CATCACAACAGCGCCCAGCATTGGCCCCGTGATTGGCGGTGCTCTGGCCCACGGGCCTGGATGGAGATGGATATTCGGATttctcgccatcgcctcgggcgtttgcctcgccgccatcatggtATGCCTGCCGGAGACCAACCGAGGGCTGGTCGGAaacggcggcagcaagcCGCCTCCGTACTGCAACCCGCTCTTCACCGCCATCATACGACCGTGGAAACGGAATCACGGCCTGGAGGCGCCGCTTGACCTTTCCAAAGCTGGAGCAGGCAACCCGCTGAAGAGCTTGGCGATGCTGGGACGAAAGGACACGGCGACGAACATTGTGGCCGGCGGGATCCTGTACGTCGTCTACTGTTGCGTCCACACGTCGCTTTCGTCGACATTCATCCAGGTCTACTCCTTCAACGAGTTGCAGGCCGGCTTGGTATATTTGTCCTttggtgccggcgccgtcctctcgaCTCTGGTGTCGGCAAAGCTCATCGACCACGACTACCATGTCACGGCCAAGACGCACGGGCTACCAGAGAAGCATTTGAACGGGGACGAGCTGCTGTCGTTTCCCATCGAAAAGGCCCGAATGAGAAGCGTATGCGTCCCGTCCGTTTCGTCCGTCGCCTTTACTGTTCTCTATGGATGGCTCGCCGATAAGGAGGTG CACTTTGCGGCCGTCTTGACCGTTCTATTCTTCATGGGCTGGTCGATTCAGACCTGCTTCAAT ATTATCAATACGATCTTGATCGACATCAACCAGGATGCACCCGCCACCGCCCAGGCAGCGTTCAACCTCGTCCGGTGCATCTTGGCGGCCGCCTTTATCGCTTGTCTCCAAGAGATGATTGACGGCATAGGTCTCGGATGGACATTTACCATCCTAG TCGGCCGCTTCACCGCCCTGGCCGGAACGAGTCTTGCCACCTCCGTGCTGGCACTGGCCCTCACAGAGACGGCCGGAGATGCTTCTACCATCCACCCGCCGCAGATGGCCACTCCTTTTTCTTCCGCCACGGCCCGCGGCTTTGGACGTTTCGTGAAGCGTGCTGCGAACC CTCACACCAAGAGCCGCACTCGAATGAATTTTTCCTTTGCCGTACTGGCTCGATATTATGAACGATCAGTATGGCAACTCTACTACCGACTTCGGCGTGGCGAGTCGAGCGATGACTTGTACCGACACATCCCTGGCCATGGCTTCATCTCTCGgctgacgagggcgacgggcAGTATTGACCTCCTCTTGGAGCACCGACAATACAGAGTTGGCTTCCTGAATTCTAACGTTGCTGTCGAAAACCTCTGTTTCTTATCGACCGAgctggccctcgccgacgcggcctACTTTGCCACCCACGTCGAGCACCCTGGACTCGAACGCCGCAACCTTGCGGCACCCGACACGCCGTGGATTCGCCATGGGGGTTTCTACGTCGGAGGCCTTTGGGCCTTTGCCGGGAACGTATATCTGGATGTCTTCTGCGGCGCCATTTCGTCCTTGGGTGTGACggaagtcgtcgacgaatTCTGGCAGCACCACGCGGCCTCGGGATTCTATGTGACGGCCGACTATGCGTCCACGCGGCAGACGCTGACGGATGTTGTCGATAAAACGCCCTCTAGCAGCGATAGTCGGACGCCGTCTAAAATAAATAGCTCTttggccttggcgagctcTGGAACCATGAGTGTGCCATCCATTCGACAGGCCCTTTCCACGACTTTCCACCCAGGTGGCTTCCTACGAACAGCAGATGACTTTGATACGTTCTGCACCGCCATTCCATCTGGCAGCCTTTTTCCGAAGATAAAACAACTTTCTTCACAGCTTGACCGCCCTCTCGGCCGTACGAGATATGGTGAAGAGATAAGAGGTAGAGACGCCACCGACACGCATGCCAACTGCATCGGCTACACGAAAAATCTCACCGCCGAGGACATGTCGTACAGCATGAACCTGCCGTGCCGGCGACAGATTACCTTTGCATACCGCGCAAACGGCCCAAATCACCGGCTTCGTGTCCATTCACGGTCCCCATCAGGAGCACGCCATCTGTTGCGACCACACGTCTGCGGGCACGCTGCACTTTAG
- a CDS encoding RSC complex subunit RSC1, which produces MSASPPAAMERPNVTEDASSDHDVDMKDASEPAGPDNDQSPDRKEAQKDEPQQPASDAEEEEEDGDDEDEDSPGMFQIIQKMTTYLCTVESEGEELAAGFQRIPNRRVLPDYFEVIAEPVAFSTIRGKLQRKLYTSVSEFVKDVAQICHNAQVYNRPSAPIFSAAVRLRDIFQEELRKLVGKGHISEADAKLPDLGELPPVEESSSRGSEVGDAEDDEDDDEEDEDDDDDESSDDDDDDDDDDDKGGGRRRRRRERNRDRSFSVRRDRDDDKDDDGHKKRGRPPMVLTPMEARISSILKGLRKPRNTNGGLLILPFERLPDKSLVPDYYQTITQPIALDNIKKKAKRKKYRTVDDVMADVELMFENAKLYNEDDSEVHQAAVELQREARELAEMEKAKPDDDFRDEDGKLPLGEIEHNGRVWRVGDWVHIRNPNDLAKPIVAQIFRTWQDRAGQKWINACWYYRPEQTVHRHEKHFFEREVVKTGQYRDHQIGEVLDCCFVMFVTRFNRGRPRAFPPDKDVYVCESRYNEDNFRFNKIKTWASCVPDEVRERDYEMDLFDSPRRMRKVPSPIKHLLREDAKETDPLPKPTWGSPNAPPIVGAVHRLRPGPNESPPPQATPPRPMPAAGPDAPLDSLPRSSMSAATREFADHSARMAQPHFQGPGPSPAPGHYGNVQPAPHFLPGTPAPMGSHPLMHQTPVPIPHQAHHIMPAAQMPMRPVQYQPHQQAGFPQNYAPAYMPSPVMPAHAPPPMNNPLPGNYTPGNVPHMPRGASTMTPAAGGSAPHANVYNPPRPPEVYILPDNVHELLPPELCRSFQRDGAGRILFFTAPPLERPRGGLSPRGAALGHSIRYLSGRDDWRSERLRKRKARDEARAHEASAKRVALDEHPTSTRADAVMLQAAGAIGRWFQRLEEEVDEWRTDAGLDGWSIAADEGTVRRM; this is translated from the exons ATGTCTGCAAGCCCTCCCGCCGCAATGGAGCGTCCCAACGTGACGGAAGACGCGAGTTCGGATCACGATGTTGACATGAAAGATGCGTCGGAGCCTGCGGGACCTGACAACGACCAGAGTCCGGACCGGAAAGAGGCCCAAAAGGACgagccgcagcagccggcgagcgatgccgaggaggaagaggaggacggtgacgacgaggacgaggacagcCCCGGCATGTTTCAAATCATTCAGAAGATGACCACATACCTCTGCACCGTGGAATCAGA GGGCGAGGAGCTTGCGGCTGGTTTTCAACGCATACCGAACCGCCGCGTCCTTCCCGATTACTTTGAAGTCATCGCCGAACCAGTCGCGTTCAGCACGATCCGG GGGAAACTGCAAAGAAAGCTGTACACGTCCGTTTCTGAATTTGTCAAGGACGTCGCCCAGATTTGCCACAACGCACAAGTGTACAACCGGCCCTCCGCTCCCATATTCAGCGCCGCCGTGCGGCTGCGAGATATTTTTCAGGAAGAGCTCCGAAAATTAGTCGGCAAAGGCCACAtctccgaggccgacgccaagCTACCCGACTTGGGCGAATTGCCGCCGGTCGAGGAGTCGTCCTCTCGAGGGTCCGAGGTTGGAGATGCggaagatgacgaggacgatgacgaagaggatgaggacgacgacgacgacgagtcatccgacgacgacgacgatgacgacgacgacgacgacaaagggggagggcggcgccgacgccggcgagagcGGAACCGCGACCGATCCTTTTCCGTTCGACGGgaccgcgacgacgacaaggacgacgacggccacaaGAAGCGAGGCCGCCCGCCGATGGTGCTGACGCCGATGGAAGCCCGCATATCTTCCATCCTGAAGGGGCTGAGGAAGCCCAGAAACACCAACGGGGGGCTGCTCATCCTGCCGTTCGAGAGGCTTCCCGACAAGTCCCTGGTCCCTGATTACTACCAGACCATCACGCAACCGATCGCCTTGGACAAcatcaagaagaaggcgaagaggaagaagtatcgaaccgtcgacgacgtcatggccgacgtcgagctcatGTTTGAGAATGCCAAGCTCTACAACGAGGACGACTCCGAGGTCCATCAAGCCGCCGTGGAGCTGCAGCGCGAGGCGCGAgagctggccgagatggaaaAGGCCAAACCGGATGACGACTTtcgagacgaggacggcaagctTCCGCTCGGCGAGATAGAACACAACGGACGAGTGTGGAGAGTCG GCGATTGGGTGCACATCCGCAACCCCAACGATTTGGCGaagcccatcgtcgcccaGATATTCCGAACGTGGCAAGATCGCGCCGGACAGAAGTGGATCAACGCTTGCTGGTATTACCGACCGGAGCAGACGGTTCATCGACACGAGAAGCACTTCTTCGAGCGCGAGGTGGTCAAGACGGGGCAGTACCGCGACCACCAGATCGGAGAGGTGCTCGACTGCTGCTTCGTCATGTTCGTCACGCGCTTCAACAGAGGTCGACCCCGTGCCTTCCCGCCGGACAAGGACGTGTACGTGTGCGAGTCGAGGTACAACGAGGACAATTTCCGCTTCAACAAGATCAAGACGTGGGCGAGCTGCGTGCCGGACGAGGTGCGCGAGAGGGACTACGAGATGGACCTGTTTGACAGCCCACGGCGCATGAGAAAGGTGCCCAGCCCGATCAAGCACCTCCTTCGCGAGGACGCCAAGGAGACGGATCCCCTGCCGAAGCCGACCTGGGGCAGTCCCAACGCTCCGCCGATTGTCGGGGCAGTGCACAGGCTCCGGCCAGGGCCGAAC gagtcgccgccgccgcaagcAACACCACCACGACCGATGCCTGCTGCCGGGCCTGACGCGCCACTCGACTCCCTGCCACggtcgtcgatgtcggcggcgacgcgtgAATTCGCCGATCATTCCGCTCGCATGGCCCAGCCTCACTTTCAAGGACCCggaccgtcgccggctcctGGCCACTACGGCAACGTCCAGCCGGCGCCTCACTTTCTGCCGGGCACGCCAGCACCGATGGGCAGCCATCCGTTGATGCACCagacgccggtgccgattCCTCACCAAGCTCATCACATCATGCCGGCTGCCCAGATGCCGATGCGGCCGGTGCAGTACCAGCCGCATCAGCAAGCCGGCTTCCCGCAAAACTACGCACCCGCCTACATGCCATCGCCCGTGATGCCGGCTcacgcaccgccgccgatgaaCAATCCTCTCCCTGGCAACTACACGCCGGGAAACGTGCCGCACATGCCGCGgggggcgtcgacgatgactcCGGCTGCGGGAGGTTCCGCGCCGCACGCCAACGTGTACAATCCACCACGACCGCCGGAGGTGTACATTCTTCCCGACAACGTTCACGAGCTGCTGCCTCCCGAGCTGTGTCGAAGCTTCCAGCGCGACGGTGCGGGACGGATCCTGTTCTTCACTGCACCGCCACTCGAGCGCCCACGCGGCGGCCTGTCCCCccgcggcgccgccctcggacACAGCATCCGCTATCTGTCCGGCAGAGACGACTGGCGCAGCGAACGTTTGAGGAAGCGAAAGGCGCGAGACGAAGCAAGGGCGCACGAGGCGTCTGCGAAGCGCGtcgcgctcgacgagcaccCTACTTCGACTCGGGCAGACGCCGTCATGTtgcaggcggcgggcgcCATTGGCCGCTGGTTCCAACGGTTGGAGGAGGAAGTCGACGAGTGGCGAACCGATGCCGGCTTGGACGGATGGAGCATTGCTGCCGACGAAGGCACCGTACGACGCATGTGA